From the genome of Hathewaya histolytica, one region includes:
- a CDS encoding NADH-ubiquinone oxidoreductase-F iron-sulfur binding region domain-containing protein: MNRIKDYNNLLEIKDGYKNLVNLRYNDKSPKNTKEIKERQILVCGGPGCKSAKSYEIMEALNLELKKNGIIDTTKVVMTGCFGFCSEGPVIEIVPDNVFYVKVSKDDAKEIVEKHILNGEVVERLLYEEPETKERIKNKKEIPFYKKQVKIALRNCGVIDPEDFQEVIASGAYTALGKVLSEMSPEEVVKEITESGLRGRGGGGFPTGRKWATALRAKGDIKYVICNADEGDPGAFMDRAILEGDPHSVLEAMAICGYATGSNQGYIYIRAEYPLAIKRLEIAIKHAEEAGLLGKNILGTDFDFTIEIKYGAGAFVCGEATALIHSIEGQRGEPTMKPPRTSEKGLWKKPTCVNNVETFANIAPIINKGANWYSSIGSEKSKGTKVFALAGKINNVGLVEVPMGIPLKDIVYEIGGGIINKKGLKAVQTGGPSGGCIPESLIDIPIEYDTLTEIGSMMGSGGMIVLDEESCMVDVAKFYLEFTVDESCGKCTPCRIGNKRLLELLNKITEGKASSQDLENMEELCGIIRDTSLCGLGVSAPNPVLSTLQYFKDEYEAHVNDKTCPAGVCKSLLTYEITDKCIGCTKCAKGCPVNCIDGKIKEKHIINTDKCIKCGACYSACPVKAITMK; this comes from the coding sequence ATGAATAGGATTAAAGATTATAATAATTTATTGGAAATAAAAGATGGCTATAAAAATTTAGTTAATTTAAGATATAACGATAAAAGTCCTAAAAATACTAAAGAAATTAAGGAAAGACAAATATTAGTTTGCGGTGGGCCTGGATGTAAATCTGCTAAGTCTTATGAAATTATGGAAGCATTAAACCTTGAACTTAAAAAAAATGGGATTATTGATACCACTAAAGTAGTAATGACTGGGTGCTTTGGATTTTGTTCTGAAGGTCCTGTAATAGAAATAGTACCTGATAATGTTTTTTACGTAAAGGTTTCTAAAGATGATGCGAAGGAAATAGTAGAAAAGCATATATTAAATGGAGAAGTGGTAGAAAGACTATTATACGAGGAACCAGAAACTAAGGAAAGAATAAAAAATAAAAAAGAGATACCTTTTTATAAAAAACAAGTAAAAATTGCTTTAAGAAATTGTGGCGTAATAGATCCAGAAGATTTCCAAGAAGTAATTGCATCAGGTGCATATACAGCACTTGGTAAGGTACTTTCTGAAATGAGCCCTGAAGAAGTGGTAAAAGAAATTACGGAGTCAGGATTAAGAGGAAGAGGAGGCGGAGGATTCCCAACAGGAAGAAAGTGGGCTACTGCGCTTAGAGCTAAGGGCGATATTAAATATGTTATATGTAATGCTGATGAAGGAGATCCAGGTGCTTTTATGGATAGGGCAATTCTTGAAGGAGATCCACACAGTGTGTTAGAAGCTATGGCTATTTGTGGATATGCTACAGGATCTAACCAAGGATATATATACATTAGAGCGGAATATCCTTTAGCTATTAAAAGATTGGAAATAGCTATAAAACATGCTGAAGAGGCAGGACTTTTAGGCAAAAATATACTAGGTACGGATTTTGATTTTACTATAGAAATAAAATATGGGGCAGGGGCTTTTGTTTGCGGAGAAGCTACAGCACTTATCCATTCTATAGAGGGGCAAAGAGGAGAACCTACAATGAAACCACCTCGTACCTCAGAAAAAGGATTATGGAAAAAACCTACTTGTGTAAATAATGTTGAAACATTCGCTAATATTGCTCCTATTATAAATAAAGGGGCCAATTGGTATAGTTCTATAGGATCAGAAAAGTCTAAAGGAACTAAGGTATTTGCCTTAGCTGGAAAAATAAATAATGTAGGTCTTGTAGAAGTACCTATGGGTATACCACTAAAAGATATAGTATATGAAATAGGTGGAGGAATAATAAATAAAAAAGGCCTAAAAGCAGTTCAAACTGGGGGACCTTCTGGAGGATGTATTCCAGAGTCATTAATAGATATTCCTATTGAATATGATACTTTAACCGAAATTGGTTCCATGATGGGTTCTGGAGGAATGATTGTATTAGATGAAGAAAGTTGTATGGTTGATGTTGCAAAATTTTATCTAGAATTTACCGTAGATGAGTCTTGTGGTAAATGTACACCTTGTAGAATAGGGAATAAAAGACTTCTAGAACTTTTAAATAAGATTACAGAGGGTAAGGCATCTTCACAGGATTTAGAGAACATGGAAGAGCTTTGTGGAATTATAAGAGATACATCTCTTTGTGGTTTAGGGGTATCAGCTCCAAATCCAGTACTAAGCACATTACAGTATTTTAAAGATGAGTATGAGGCACATGTTAATGATAAGACATGTCCAGCAGGAGTTTGCAAGAGTCTTTTAACTTATGAGATTACTGATAAATGTATAGGTTGTACAAAATGTGCGAAAGGTTGTCCTGTTAATTGTATAGATGGAAAAATAAAAGAAAAGCATATTATTAATACGGATAAATGTATAAAGTGTGGAGCTTGTTATAGTGCTTGTCCAGTCAAGGCTATAACAATGAAATAG
- a CDS encoding sensor histidine kinase, with protein MKNKNLTYKKSLLFFEKYVPLMLMSIVIISFILLVTSENIYNLKIKTSESEKSLSEKIKQLEDIKNPNKPDFMLNRMDYNLWLTKCASEVNIHIYKNTKNLEMLSLGSQSELDVISQNLNTINNKNYSKLVKFIIIDKNKKTILSNDDYNIDFLKKNIDKLSKDNGELYNYISTKGKWYNLSYNSESAPVYRTSGNTTVRNPNNFIEAYWFPKDYTYSKADEPLVLSIISDFMENTKENIKYSKNNINTLKSDIQNYKILFIICAILFILITLILYLLGLTRIKNSIKNSFIAKPIKSIKTWFKNKSTLFKLAFFILYTLSLVFLFLKFSSIAEINIEFLTISLLWIIFYLVIMLPWIIKSSKYLDDIMKGSEIITSGDLEHTIKDDGNTSLSRLAYNINKLNKGFKVSIEDQIKNEKLKSELVANVSHDLKTPLTSIINYTDILLRDDITEEEIKEYLEILNRKSLKLKTLIEDLFEISKINSGKVELNMENVDVVELINQSLAEYSDVDNYINKNLNFIFKHFAPNIYMNLDGKKLSRVFENLITNALKYSLDNTRVYIEIENIPKGIKITFKNVSLAPLDFDKAEIFERFTRGDKSRNSEIDGSGLGLSIAKSIVELHNGIMYIDFDGDLFKSIIELYY; from the coding sequence TTGAAAAATAAAAACTTAACTTATAAAAAATCATTGTTGTTCTTTGAAAAATATGTACCATTAATGCTTATGAGTATAGTAATAATATCCTTTATCTTACTAGTTACTAGTGAAAATATATATAACTTGAAAATAAAAACATCAGAAAGTGAGAAATCACTCTCAGAGAAAATTAAACAGTTAGAAGATATAAAGAACCCTAATAAACCCGACTTTATGCTTAATCGTATGGATTACAACCTATGGCTCACAAAATGTGCAAGTGAAGTAAATATACATATATATAAAAACACCAAAAATTTAGAGATGTTATCCTTAGGCTCTCAATCTGAATTAGATGTCATATCACAAAATTTAAACACTATTAACAATAAAAACTATAGTAAGCTAGTAAAATTCATTATAATTGATAAAAATAAAAAAACAATATTAAGCAATGATGATTATAACATAGACTTTCTTAAAAAGAATATAGATAAGCTCTCAAAAGATAATGGTGAACTATATAATTATATTTCAACTAAAGGAAAGTGGTATAATCTATCTTACAACTCTGAAAGTGCGCCAGTTTATCGTACATCTGGTAATACTACGGTTAGAAACCCAAATAACTTTATAGAAGCTTATTGGTTTCCTAAAGATTATACTTATTCCAAAGCGGATGAACCATTAGTACTTAGCATTATTAGTGACTTCATGGAAAATACTAAGGAAAATATAAAGTATAGTAAGAATAATATTAATACTTTAAAAAGCGATATACAAAATTATAAAATTTTATTTATAATATGTGCTATATTATTTATTTTAATTACCTTAATTCTATATTTACTAGGACTAACTAGGATTAAAAATAGTATAAAAAATAGCTTTATAGCAAAGCCAATAAAATCTATAAAAACTTGGTTTAAAAATAAATCCACCTTATTTAAACTAGCATTTTTCATACTCTATACATTATCATTAGTATTTTTATTTTTAAAATTTTCATCAATAGCTGAAATAAATATTGAATTTTTAACTATATCATTATTGTGGATAATCTTTTATCTAGTTATTATGCTTCCGTGGATAATAAAGTCTTCAAAATATCTTGATGATATAATGAAGGGATCAGAAATAATAACTTCTGGAGACCTAGAACATACTATTAAAGATGATGGTAATACCTCACTTTCAAGACTTGCATATAACATAAATAAATTAAATAAGGGCTTTAAAGTATCTATAGAAGACCAAATAAAAAATGAAAAATTGAAAAGTGAATTAGTAGCTAATGTATCCCATGATTTAAAAACGCCTTTAACTTCTATAATAAATTATACAGACATATTATTAAGAGATGATATTACGGAAGAAGAAATAAAAGAATATTTAGAAATACTTAATAGAAAAAGTTTAAAATTAAAAACACTTATAGAAGACTTATTTGAAATATCTAAAATAAACAGTGGTAAAGTTGAATTAAATATGGAGAATGTAGATGTTGTAGAACTTATAAATCAATCACTTGCCGAGTACTCAGATGTAGATAATTATATAAATAAAAATTTAAATTTTATTTTTAAGCACTTTGCACCTAATATTTATATGAATCTAGATGGGAAAAAATTATCTAGAGTATTTGAAAACTTAATAACTAATGCATTAAAATACTCACTAGACAATACACGAGTATATATTGAAATAGAAAATATTCCAAAAGGAATTAAAATCACCTTTAAAAATGTCTCATTAGCTCCACTAGATTTTGATAAAGCGGAAATATTTGAACGCTTTACTAGAGGTGATAAATCTAGAAATTCTGAAATTGATGGAAGTGGTTTAGGACTTTCTATAGCTAAAAGTATAGTAGAACTTCATAATGGTATTATGTATATTGATTTTGATGGTGACCTATTTAAATCTATTATTGAACTTTATTATTAA
- a CDS encoding NADH-dependent [FeFe] hydrogenase, group A6, translating to MTTVNLIINGENVEVEKGTSVLDAAKKININIPTLCHMYMDKGNVRNCKGTCRVCVVEEEGRGKLIPSCSVEAYEGMVIKTHSPRAIKARKTIVELLLSDHPKDCLKCDRNGNCELQKIASDLGIRKERFDGELSEYSIDDSSDVIIRDMDKCILCRRCITMCSEVQNINVLTPVDRGFSSVASTFFKKPLKETDCTYCGQCVAVCPTGALSEKKDYDKIWKFLDDKSKYVVVQVAPAVRVALGEEFGFEHGSAVTKKMVAALKKLGFNAVFDTNFGADMTITEEASEFIERFSNNENMPLLTSCCPAWVNFVEKEYPENIRFLSSCKSPQQIFGAIAKTYLPKKLGFKPEDIVVVSIMPCTAKKYEAKREEMGRNGVQDVDLVITTREFASMLKEAGINLNDMKDEEFDNPLGESTGAGSIFGTTGGVMEAALRTSYEWVTGKTLEKLDFNEVRGLEGVKETSVNLDGKEVKIAVVSSLGNARKIMEDIKHGRSTYDFVEVMACPSGCINGAGQPFSKCSTEIIKNRMESIYSIDSGKEIRKAHENPTVIKIYEEFLEKPNSHMAHELLHTSYKQR from the coding sequence ATGACTACAGTTAATTTAATTATAAATGGTGAAAATGTAGAGGTAGAAAAGGGAACCTCTGTATTAGATGCGGCTAAGAAAATAAATATTAATATACCTACACTTTGTCATATGTATATGGATAAGGGTAATGTTAGAAATTGCAAGGGTACTTGTAGGGTTTGTGTTGTTGAAGAAGAGGGAAGAGGAAAATTAATTCCTTCTTGCTCAGTAGAAGCTTATGAAGGTATGGTTATTAAAACTCATTCACCAAGGGCTATTAAGGCTAGAAAGACAATAGTGGAATTATTGTTATCAGATCATCCAAAAGACTGTCTTAAATGTGATAGAAATGGAAACTGTGAGCTTCAAAAAATAGCATCAGATTTAGGTATTAGAAAAGAAAGGTTTGATGGTGAATTATCAGAGTATTCTATAGATGATAGTTCTGATGTTATTATAAGGGATATGGATAAATGTATATTATGTAGAAGATGTATTACCATGTGTAGTGAAGTTCAAAATATTAATGTTTTGACACCAGTAGATAGAGGATTTAGCTCAGTTGCATCTACATTTTTTAAGAAGCCTTTAAAAGAAACGGATTGTACTTATTGCGGACAATGTGTTGCAGTATGTCCTACAGGTGCATTAAGTGAAAAGAAAGATTATGATAAGATATGGAAGTTCTTAGATGATAAGAGCAAATATGTTGTAGTTCAAGTTGCTCCTGCTGTAAGGGTAGCATTAGGGGAAGAATTTGGATTTGAACATGGAAGTGCTGTAACTAAAAAGATGGTTGCAGCGCTTAAGAAGTTAGGTTTCAATGCAGTTTTTGATACTAATTTTGGGGCAGATATGACTATCACAGAGGAAGCAAGCGAGTTTATAGAAAGATTTTCAAATAATGAAAATATGCCTCTTTTAACTAGCTGTTGTCCTGCATGGGTTAATTTTGTAGAAAAAGAATATCCAGAAAATATTAGATTCTTATCTAGTTGTAAATCCCCACAACAAATATTTGGGGCTATAGCAAAAACATATTTACCTAAAAAATTAGGATTTAAACCTGAAGATATAGTAGTAGTTTCTATTATGCCTTGTACTGCTAAAAAGTATGAAGCTAAAAGAGAAGAAATGGGAAGGAATGGAGTCCAAGATGTGGATTTAGTAATTACTACAAGAGAATTTGCATCTATGCTTAAGGAAGCTGGTATAAATCTTAATGATATGAAAGATGAAGAGTTTGATAATCCATTAGGAGAATCTACTGGTGCTGGTTCTATATTTGGAACTACTGGCGGTGTTATGGAAGCAGCTCTTAGAACTTCATATGAATGGGTAACAGGAAAGACTTTAGAGAAATTAGACTTTAATGAGGTTAGAGGACTTGAAGGCGTAAAAGAAACTAGTGTGAATTTAGATGGAAAAGAAGTTAAAATTGCAGTAGTTAGCTCTCTTGGAAATGCTAGAAAAATAATGGAAGATATAAAACATGGAAGATCAACATATGATTTTGTTGAAGTTATGGCTTGCCCTAGTGGATGCATCAACGGTGCAGGACAACCCTTTAGTAAATGTAGTACTGAAATAATAAAAAATAGGATGGAATCTATTTATTCTATAGATTCTGGTAAAGAAATTAGAAAAGCTCATGAAAATCCAACAGTAATAAAGATATATGAAGAATTCTTAGAAAAACCTAATAGTCATATGGCTCATGAACTACTTCATACAAGTTATAAGCAAAGGTAA
- a CDS encoding DUF1002 domain-containing protein: MKFKKIISKLLITVITVSAITTTQIKTAYADAFKVVTLGSDLSKEQKEEMIKYFGVTKNDANILEVTSKEEYKYLGDVASKSQLGTKSISCSFIEPTDKGGINVSTNNIYWVTESMIKNALITAGIENANVKASAPFKVSGTAALTGILKGFENSKGGEKIDENKKKVANEELVVTGKVGEKIGKEDAANLINEVKKDVIKKKPKTEKEIEKIVVNVTNNYGSKLNDSDVQKITALMNKINGLDLDFSKLKGQLNDVTKNLKNSITGEEAKGFWGKIKGFFSDVFDSIGDFFSGLFSSDSKDSKSKDVNTNKPENKKDEKSNKENKGKSSINEEGSNKAESADKAK, translated from the coding sequence ATGAAATTTAAAAAGATAATAAGTAAATTATTAATTACGGTAATCACAGTTTCAGCTATAACTACAACTCAAATAAAAACTGCATATGCAGATGCTTTTAAAGTTGTTACTCTAGGCTCAGACCTATCTAAAGAGCAAAAAGAAGAGATGATTAAGTATTTTGGTGTTACTAAAAATGATGCAAACATACTAGAAGTTACTTCAAAGGAAGAGTATAAATATTTAGGTGATGTAGCCTCTAAAAGCCAACTTGGTACAAAATCTATATCTTGTTCTTTTATAGAACCTACAGATAAAGGTGGAATCAATGTATCTACAAATAATATCTATTGGGTTACTGAAAGTATGATAAAAAATGCTTTAATTACTGCAGGAATAGAAAATGCCAATGTTAAAGCCTCTGCTCCCTTTAAAGTATCAGGTACTGCTGCCTTAACTGGAATATTAAAAGGTTTCGAGAACAGTAAGGGTGGCGAAAAGATTGATGAGAACAAAAAGAAAGTTGCTAATGAAGAATTAGTAGTTACAGGTAAAGTAGGCGAAAAAATAGGAAAAGAAGATGCAGCTAATTTAATAAATGAAGTAAAAAAGGATGTAATTAAGAAAAAACCTAAAACAGAGAAAGAAATAGAGAAGATAGTAGTAAATGTAACCAATAACTATGGTTCAAAACTAAATGATTCTGATGTACAAAAAATCACTGCTTTAATGAATAAAATAAATGGTCTAGACCTAGACTTTAGTAAACTAAAAGGTCAATTAAACGATGTAACAAAAAACCTTAAAAATAGTATAACTGGAGAAGAAGCTAAAGGCTTTTGGGGCAAAATCAAAGGATTTTTTAGTGATGTATTTGACTCCATAGGTGATTTTTTCAGTGGTCTTTTCTCTAGTGATAGTAAAGACTCCAAATCTAAAGATGTAAATACTAATAAACCTGAAAATAAAAAAGATGAAAAATCTAATAAAGAAAACAAGGGCAAGTCTTCTATAAATGAGGAAGGTTCAAATAAGGCAGAATCTGCAGATAAAGCTAAATAA